A region from the Variovorax sp. V93 genome encodes:
- a CDS encoding nitrile hydratase accessory protein — MNSGGMPPLALAPGMPRDADGPVFKEPWEAQAFAMTLALHERGLFTWVEWAEALAAQIAAAQAAGDPDTGNTYYRHWLAALESLVARKGASSDDELARYRHAWDHAADRTPHGQPIELRGEDFPG; from the coding sequence ATGAACAGCGGCGGCATGCCACCGCTCGCGCTGGCGCCCGGCATGCCGCGCGATGCCGACGGGCCGGTGTTCAAGGAGCCCTGGGAAGCGCAGGCTTTTGCGATGACGCTGGCGCTGCATGAGCGCGGCCTCTTCACCTGGGTTGAATGGGCCGAGGCGCTCGCCGCGCAGATCGCCGCCGCGCAGGCCGCGGGCGACCCCGACACCGGCAACACTTATTACCGCCACTGGCTCGCCGCGCTCGAAAGCCTGGTCGCGCGCAAGGGTGCCAGCTCCGACGATGAGCTCGCGCGCTACCGCCACGCCTGGGACCACGCCGCGGACCGCACGCCGCACGGGCAGCCGATTGAGCTGCGCGGCGAGGATTTTCCGGGTTGA
- a CDS encoding thymidylate synthase: MTSPSRPVRSQYEDFMRHVDTHGVYKSDRTGTGTKSVFGHQMRFDLNEGFPLVTTKKVHLRSIIQELLWFLTGSSNNNWLKKRGVTIWDEWAREDGDLGPVYGVQWRSWPTPDGGHIDQISEVIKTLKTNPDSRRIIVSAWNVAELSKMALMPCHAFFQFYVAPPQAPGERGRLSCQLYQRSADIFLGVPFNIASYALLTHMVAQQCELDVGDFIWTGGDCHIYSNHAEQVALQLSRTPYPYPTLHIKRKPASIFDYQYEDFEVLDYRHHDPIKAPVAV, from the coding sequence ATGACCTCGCCCAGCCGCCCCGTCCGCTCCCAGTACGAAGACTTCATGCGCCATGTCGACACCCATGGCGTCTACAAGAGCGACCGCACCGGCACCGGCACCAAGAGCGTGTTCGGCCACCAGATGCGCTTCGACCTGAACGAAGGCTTTCCGCTGGTGACCACCAAGAAGGTGCACCTGCGGTCCATCATCCAGGAACTGCTGTGGTTCCTGACCGGCTCCAGCAACAACAACTGGCTCAAGAAGCGCGGCGTCACCATCTGGGACGAGTGGGCGCGCGAGGACGGCGACCTGGGTCCGGTGTACGGGGTGCAGTGGCGCAGCTGGCCCACGCCGGACGGCGGCCACATCGACCAGATCTCCGAAGTCATCAAGACCCTGAAGACCAACCCCGATTCGCGCCGCATCATCGTGAGCGCATGGAACGTGGCCGAGCTCTCCAAGATGGCGCTCATGCCCTGCCATGCCTTCTTCCAGTTCTACGTGGCGCCGCCGCAGGCGCCGGGCGAGCGCGGCAGGCTGAGCTGCCAGCTCTACCAGCGCAGCGCCGACATCTTCCTGGGCGTGCCCTTCAACATCGCGAGCTACGCGCTGCTCACCCACATGGTGGCGCAGCAGTGCGAGCTCGACGTGGGCGACTTCATCTGGACCGGCGGCGACTGCCACATCTACAGCAACCACGCCGAGCAGGTGGCGCTGCAGCTGAGCCGCACGCCCTACCCGTATCCCACGCTTCACATCAAGCGCAAGCCGGCCTCGATCTTCGACTACCAGTACGAAGACTTCGAAGTGCTCGACTACCGGCACCACGATCCCATCAAGGCACCGGTGGCGGTGTGA
- a CDS encoding App1 family protein, with translation MNAGEPRAIAPAPLRRRSLVVGAALLCGLAPMQALRAAERLDPDEEALFIPGTARPTGDGRLEVDIHAWVYEPERRWGLNAAFARYLGLNLKKLSPAARLRFNQRTALFHAESEEGKVFELDFEGSAARVPTPPSGADGRMNMRIVIDPPRMPPSSEWLKFHAVTGPGELLHRFRGEALIVPAQGLSIISDIDDTIKRTQVRDRREMLLNTFARRFEAAPGMAAYYRTLAKAPDTRFHYLSASPMQLYPALADFLRDADFPMGSMHLRESTTWRTLIPGEQDSRTHKLGVIERLLADFPQRRFMLVGDSGESDPEIYGQVVRTHPGRIDSIAIRDVTGEDSRAERYAAAFEGVAPGLWQILSPERAPAPIQRAR, from the coding sequence ATGAACGCAGGCGAGCCGCGCGCCATCGCACCTGCGCCGCTGCGGCGCCGCTCCCTGGTGGTCGGCGCCGCATTGCTTTGCGGCCTGGCGCCCATGCAGGCGCTGCGCGCGGCCGAGCGGCTCGATCCCGACGAAGAAGCGCTCTTCATCCCCGGCACCGCGCGCCCCACCGGCGATGGCCGGCTCGAGGTCGACATCCATGCCTGGGTCTACGAACCCGAGCGCCGCTGGGGCCTGAATGCCGCGTTCGCGCGCTACCTGGGCCTGAACCTCAAGAAGCTCTCGCCGGCGGCACGGCTGCGCTTCAACCAGCGCACCGCGCTGTTCCACGCCGAATCGGAAGAAGGCAAGGTGTTCGAGCTCGACTTCGAAGGCAGTGCCGCGCGCGTGCCCACGCCGCCTTCGGGCGCCGACGGCCGCATGAACATGCGCATCGTCATCGACCCGCCCCGCATGCCGCCTTCGAGCGAGTGGCTGAAGTTCCATGCCGTGACCGGGCCCGGCGAACTGCTGCACCGCTTCAGGGGCGAAGCATTGATCGTTCCCGCGCAAGGCCTGTCGATCATTTCGGACATCGACGACACCATCAAGCGCACCCAGGTGCGCGACCGGCGCGAGATGCTGCTGAACACGTTTGCACGGCGCTTCGAAGCGGCACCGGGCATGGCGGCGTACTACCGCACGCTGGCCAAGGCACCGGACACGCGCTTCCACTATCTCTCGGCCAGCCCGATGCAGCTGTACCCTGCGCTCGCCGATTTTCTTCGCGATGCGGACTTTCCCATGGGCAGCATGCACCTGCGCGAAAGCACGACCTGGCGCACGCTCATTCCCGGCGAGCAGGATTCGCGCACGCACAAGCTCGGCGTGATCGAGCGCCTGCTGGCCGACTTTCCGCAGCGCCGGTTCATGCTGGTGGGCGATTCGGGCGAGAGCGATCCCGAGATCTACGGGCAGGTCGTTCGCACCCATCCCGGCCGCATCGACAGCATCGCCATACGCGACGTGACCGGCGAGGACAGCCGCGCCGAGCGCTACGCGGCTGCCTTCGAAGGCGTGGCCCCCGGCCTCTGGCAGATTCTTTCCCCCGAACGGGCCCCGGCACCAATCCAGCGGGCAAGGTGA
- the nthB gene encoding nitrile hydratase subunit beta, producing the protein MSYLTHADLGGQPGFGAVTPEPEGELFHAAWEPRALALTLAMGATGSWNIDASRAVRETLPDYANLSYYQIWLGALEQLMLQRGQVFADELASGEMRHPAAPVARVLQAADVPAVLAKGSPTRRPEAGPARFAVGQRVRMHRGKAGHHTRLPGYVQGKRGVIAHVHGAHVFADSNAQGRGEQPQWLYTVVFDEAELWGEDAPRQNLAVSVDAWESYLEPAA; encoded by the coding sequence ATGAGCTATCTCACGCATGCCGACCTCGGCGGCCAGCCCGGTTTCGGCGCGGTCACGCCCGAGCCCGAAGGCGAGCTGTTCCATGCCGCGTGGGAGCCGCGCGCGCTGGCGCTCACGCTCGCCATGGGCGCGACCGGCTCCTGGAACATCGATGCGAGCCGCGCCGTGCGCGAGACGCTGCCGGACTACGCCAACCTGAGCTACTACCAGATATGGCTCGGCGCGCTGGAGCAGCTGATGCTGCAGCGCGGCCAGGTCTTTGCGGACGAACTCGCATCGGGCGAAATGCGCCATCCCGCTGCACCGGTCGCCCGCGTGCTGCAGGCCGCCGACGTTCCGGCCGTGCTGGCCAAGGGCTCGCCCACCCGGCGCCCCGAAGCCGGCCCGGCGCGCTTCGCCGTCGGCCAGCGCGTACGCATGCACCGCGGCAAGGCCGGCCACCACACGCGGCTGCCGGGCTACGTGCAGGGCAAGCGCGGCGTGATCGCGCATGTGCATGGCGCGCATGTGTTCGCCGATTCGAATGCGCAGGGCCGGGGCGAGCAGCCGCAGTGGCTCTACACCGTGGTCTTCGACGAGGCCGAGCTCTGGGGCGAGGACGCGCCGCGCCAGAACCTCGCGGTGTCGGTCGATGCCTGGGAAAGCTACCTGGAGCCTGCCGCATGA
- a CDS encoding dihydrofolate reductase codes for MSGLVTTPRIHLIFARAANGVIGANGFMPWHLPEDLAHFKQQTGGAPVVMGRKTWDSLPPRFRPLPGRWNIVVTRQDDWKAEGAQRAGSLQEALSLCEDSQVPDVWIIGGAQIYAEAQPLAQQAVVTEIARDYEGDAHAPELAPSEWRETRRESHVSAKEGLHYSFVTYERIAAPKA; via the coding sequence ATGTCCGGCCTTGTGACGACACCGCGCATCCACCTGATCTTCGCGCGCGCCGCCAACGGCGTGATCGGTGCCAACGGCTTCATGCCCTGGCACCTGCCTGAAGACCTGGCGCACTTCAAGCAGCAGACCGGCGGCGCGCCGGTCGTCATGGGCCGCAAGACCTGGGATTCGCTGCCGCCGCGTTTCCGGCCGCTGCCCGGCCGCTGGAACATCGTCGTGACGCGGCAGGACGATTGGAAGGCCGAAGGCGCGCAGCGCGCGGGCAGCCTGCAGGAGGCGCTCTCGCTGTGCGAGGATTCGCAAGTGCCCGATGTCTGGATCATCGGCGGCGCGCAGATCTATGCCGAGGCGCAGCCGCTGGCGCAGCAGGCCGTCGTCACCGAGATCGCGCGCGACTACGAAGGCGATGCGCATGCGCCGGAACTGGCTCCTTCCGAATGGCGCGAAACCAGGCGCGAATCGCACGTCTCGGCCAAGGAAGGCCTGCACTACAGCTTCGTGACCTACGAACGCATCGCCGCGCCGAAGGCATGA
- the nthA gene encoding nitrile hydratase subunit alpha has protein sequence MTGHDHVHGHSELGEMDLRVRALESVLTQKGYIDPAALDVLIDTYQTRIGPRNGARVVARAWVDREFHDWLLQDATTAIASLGYTGRQGEHMVAVENTAEQHHMVVCTLCSCYPWPVLGLPPTWYKSAPYRSRAVKDPRGVLADFGTVLPESTRIRVWDSTAEVRYLVIPQRPEGTEGLSEEALAALVTRDSMIGTRRVEAPATPGSAA, from the coding sequence ATGACCGGCCATGACCACGTCCACGGACACAGCGAACTCGGTGAGATGGACCTGCGCGTGCGGGCACTCGAAAGCGTGCTCACCCAGAAGGGCTACATCGATCCGGCCGCGCTCGACGTGCTGATCGATACCTACCAGACCCGCATCGGCCCGCGCAACGGCGCGCGCGTGGTGGCCAGGGCCTGGGTCGACCGGGAGTTCCACGACTGGCTGCTGCAGGATGCCACGACGGCCATCGCCTCGCTGGGCTACACAGGCCGGCAGGGCGAGCACATGGTGGCGGTGGAAAACACCGCCGAGCAGCACCACATGGTGGTGTGCACGCTGTGCAGCTGCTATCCCTGGCCGGTGCTCGGCCTGCCGCCCACCTGGTACAAGAGCGCGCCGTACCGCTCGCGGGCCGTGAAGGATCCGCGCGGCGTGCTGGCCGATTTCGGCACGGTGCTGCCCGAGTCGACGCGCATCCGCGTCTGGGATTCGACCGCCGAGGTGCGCTACCTCGTCATACCGCAGCGCCCGGAAGGCACCGAAGGCCTGAGCGAAGAAGCGCTTGCCGCGCTGGTCACGCGCGATTCGATGATCGGCACGCGGCGGGTGGAAGCACCCGCAACGCCGGGGAGTGCCGCATGA